From a single Scomber japonicus isolate fScoJap1 chromosome 12, fScoJap1.pri, whole genome shotgun sequence genomic region:
- the LOC128369775 gene encoding verrucotoxin subunit beta-like — MDPDAKQTIQMAALGRPFSLGMLYDCRKDSIIPSMTLWDHDELLNHIGERPQCYNDFEIVASESIEDKSSSLNIDASLKLSVLFGMFEANGSARYLNDYKKSKHQARVTLKYEATTKFQELSMDHLGRANVKHPDVFEKGVATHVVTAILYGAQAFFVFDREVSKEEDHQVVEGNLKSMVKWIPCMKGDSSMKLNDESTANVEKFSCKFHGDFFLEKNPVTYQDAVQVYQDLPKLLGANRENVVPMKVWLLPLTCLDSGVTQLVRQISAVFVRTVQTVIEDLSELEMRCNDALKTTIAEQFPEVGKKLKTFKKLCFDFKDKFQQDLAKKLPSIRGGEEEEVVLADILKKGHSSPFSSTNLNKWMDCKEKEICILKSFTKMLNNTKIVPSQSDLHEEILSAEHAVCFVFTSLGSDEPYLSALSNYLNQTLKPDDPQDPYSHDIEREQWYASPEVSDAVMNEVKLFNDFAEANKDNKNIKFLTVGLTNETQQGSSIYVYKDVFSVNEKFEPPSKPETVTAGDVTHKSVTLKISPPRFGEENITCYLLEYCVSGEDGWQQTTAAKAEEVTVSGLTPNTEYMFRCRAVTSIGVGPAVEISGPCSFTGKLHSETQEFKDEYENDTKEKVSVQDLIKIKEEEIVHLQDWIVSLIDQSAQCITRLQEIALRPNPQCTTPEYIDMLIEGEKSEAKEGYQTRIQSLEAMKSSPK, encoded by the exons GCATGACATTGTGGGACCACGATGAACTGTTAAACCATATAGGAGAAAGACCACAGTGCTACAATGACTTTGAGATAGTTGCATCTGAGTCGATAGAGGACAAATCTTCATCACTAAATATTGATGCATCCCTGAAGCTAAGTGTTTTGTTTGGAATGTTTGAGGCTAATGGATCTGCCAGATACCTGAATGATTATAAGAAATCCAAACATCAAGCCAGAGTAACACTGAAATATGAAGCTACCACAAAGTTTCAGGAACTGTCGATGGATCATCTTGGAAGAGCCAATGTGAAGCATCCAGATGTGTTTGAGAAAGGAGTAGCAACACATGTGGTCACAGCTATCCTTTATGGTGCACAGGCCTTCTTTGTCTTTGACCGTGAGGTGTCTAAAGAGGAGGATCATCAAGTTGTTGAGGGCAATTTGAAATCCATGGTCAAGTGGATTCCTTGCATGAAAGGTGATAGTTCCATGAAACTGAATGATGAGAGCACTGCAAATGTTGAGAAATTCTCCTGCAAATTCCATGGAGATTTTTTCCTTGAAAAAAACCCTGTGACTTATCAGGATGCAGTGCAAGTCTATCAAGACTTGCCCAAACTTCTGGGTgcaaacagagaaaatgttgtACCCATGAAGGTTTGGCTGTTACCACTGACATGCTTAGATTCAGGTGTTACTCAGCTAGTACGTCAGATAAGTGCAGTATTCGTACGCACTGTGCAGACTGTCATAGAGGACCTCTCTGAGCTGGAAATGAGGTGCAATGATGCACTGAAAACCACAATTGCGGAGCAGTTCCCTGAGGTTGGCAAAAAGcttaaaacatttaagaaactgTGCTTTGATTTTAAGGACAAATTCCAACAAGACTTGGCGAAGAAACTTCCATCAATccggggaggagaggaggaggag GTTGTGCTTGCAGACATCTTGAAAAAGGGGCATTCTTCTCCTTTCAGTAGCACAAATCTGAACAAGTGGATGGATTGTAAAGAGAAGGAAATCTGCATCTTAAAATCTTTCACCAAAATGTTGAACAACACCAAGATTGTCCCATCTCAAAGTGATCTTCATGAGGAAATTCTGAGTGCAGaacatgctgtgtgttttgttttcacctCACTGGGAAGTGATGAACCGTATCTCTCAGCTTTATCAAACTACTTAAACCAAACACTCAAACCAGACGACCCTCAAGATCCATATAGTCATGATATAGAAAGGGAACAATGGTACGCCTCACCAGAAGTTTCAGATGCAGTGATGAACGAAGTAAAGCTATTCAATGATTTTGCAGAGGCCAACAAGGACAATAAGAACATAAAGTTCCTGACAGTGGGTTTAACAAATGAGACACAGCAAGGTTCAAGCATCTATGTCTACAAAGACGTTTTTTCTGTCAATGAGAAGTTTGAGCCACCTTCAAAACCTGAAACAGTGACGGCAGGTGATGTAACGCACAAAAGTGTGACACTGAAGATCTCTCCACCAAGATTTGGAGAAGAGAACATCACCTGCTACTTGCTAGAGTACTGTGTCAGTGGAGAGGATGGATGGcaacaaacaacagcagcaaaagcAGAAGAAGTCACAGTGAGTGGTCTGACTCCTAACACAGAGTATATGTTCAGATGCAGAGCAGTGACCTCAATAGGTGTTGGGCCAGCTGTTGAAATCAGTGGCCCTTGTAGCTTTACTGGAAAACTGCACAGTGAAACACAGGAGTTCAAAGACGAGTATGAAAACGATACGAAAGAAAAGGTGTCCGTTCAAGACTTGATTaagataaaagaagaagagattgTTCACCTTCAAGACTGGATAGTGTCCCTCATTGATCAGTCAGCCCAATGCATAACTCGTCTGCAAGAGATTGCCCTCAGGCCTAATCCTCAATGTACCACTCCAGAGTACATTGACATGCTGATTGAAGGAGAAAAGTCAGAGGCAAAAGAGGGTTACCAGACCCGAATTCAGTCTTTGGAGGCAATGAAATCATCTCCAAAGTAG